In one window of Blastopirellula marina DNA:
- a CDS encoding metallophosphoesterase family protein: MTNRNHSRRAFLQQGSLVLTGAACFPTGFLHAEENPTMLRVGMMTDMHYADKDPAGTRYYRETLAKLAEASEKLGSQKLDFLVELGDFIDAADSVETERGYLNTIAKPFAEICKDRHYVLGNHCVDTLTKEEFLGGVEQERSFYSFDRGDMHFVVLDACFKSDGTPYGRKNFVWTDANIPAEELEWLSADLKETKKKTIVFAHQRLDNEGNHAVKNSPEVRKVLQEAGNVWAVFQGHSHANDYHEVEGIHYCTMRAMVEKSGPSNNGFSLLEIDPRGVLTVKGFRDQADYQWS, from the coding sequence ATGACCAATCGCAATCACAGCCGCCGCGCGTTTCTGCAGCAAGGATCGCTTGTCTTGACGGGCGCTGCCTGTTTTCCCACCGGCTTCCTGCATGCCGAGGAGAATCCCACCATGCTTCGCGTCGGTATGATGACCGATATGCACTATGCCGACAAAGACCCAGCCGGCACACGCTACTACCGCGAAACGTTGGCCAAGCTGGCCGAAGCCTCCGAGAAGCTTGGTAGTCAAAAGCTCGATTTCCTGGTCGAACTGGGCGATTTCATCGATGCTGCCGATTCGGTCGAGACCGAACGTGGCTATCTGAATACAATTGCCAAGCCGTTCGCCGAAATCTGTAAAGACCGGCATTACGTCCTGGGTAACCACTGCGTCGATACGTTGACCAAGGAAGAATTCCTTGGCGGTGTCGAACAGGAGAGGTCCTTCTACTCGTTCGATCGGGGGGATATGCACTTCGTGGTGCTGGATGCCTGCTTCAAATCCGATGGTACACCGTACGGCCGTAAGAATTTTGTTTGGACCGATGCCAATATTCCAGCGGAGGAACTCGAGTGGCTTAGCGCCGATTTGAAAGAGACGAAGAAGAAAACGATCGTCTTTGCCCATCAGCGTCTAGACAACGAGGGAAACCACGCGGTTAAGAATTCCCCTGAGGTGCGAAAGGTACTGCAGGAAGCTGGCAATGTATGGGCGGTGTTCCAAGGGCACAGCCATGCGAACGACTATCATGAGGTCGAAGGAATTCATTACTGCACAATGCGAGCGATGGTCGAGAAGTCGGGGCCGAGCAACAACGGTTTCTCGCTGCTCGAAATCGATCCGCGCGGTGTGTTGACCGTCAAAGGGTTCCGCGATCAGGCTGACTACCAGTGGAGCTAA
- a CDS encoding cupin domain-containing protein, translating to MELTNLFQDLPSELPDELFQTLVQQGDVRIERIVSRGHASPEGFWYDQSQHEFVIVLSGSAQLQLEGEPTARFLAPGDFVNIPAHQKHRVDATDADQVTVWLAVFYGGES from the coding sequence GTGGAGCTAACCAATCTCTTTCAAGATCTGCCGAGCGAACTACCCGACGAACTATTTCAAACGCTCGTTCAGCAGGGAGACGTGCGGATCGAAAGGATTGTCTCCCGTGGGCACGCTTCGCCGGAAGGCTTCTGGTACGATCAGTCGCAACACGAATTCGTGATCGTACTGTCAGGCTCGGCCCAGCTTCAACTGGAAGGAGAACCGACCGCGCGGTTTCTCGCGCCGGGAGATTTTGTGAACATCCCGGCACATCAGAAGCATCGTGTCGATGCGACAGATGCGGATCAGGTCACCGTATGGTTAGCGGTCTTCTACGGCGGCGAATCATAA
- a CDS encoding CheR family methyltransferase encodes MPLSTGDIDAVCDLVNDLCGICLDSSKSYLIESRLGQIVEKHGCKDYSDLVRKVRLGIDKQLTNQFVDAITTNETLFFRDNYLFEAFRHKALPELIDAREKTAFPTRVRIWSAACSTGQEPYSLAMTISELIPDVHKWDIQITATDISDAAIAKASRGVYAKHEIERGVSTERLRRFFYPEGDGWKINDEIRSMVSFAKMNLLQPFGHVGRFDMVFCRNVAIYFTREVRQDLFRRIAQTLAPDGYLFVGAQEFLADVGPNFTPHQHCRGTFYRPNLTAPVPHALVR; translated from the coding sequence ATGCCGCTAAGTACCGGCGATATCGACGCCGTTTGTGATCTAGTGAACGACCTGTGTGGGATCTGCCTAGACTCCAGCAAGTCGTACTTGATCGAAAGTCGATTGGGGCAGATCGTCGAGAAGCATGGCTGTAAAGACTACTCCGACTTGGTTCGCAAAGTGCGTCTAGGAATAGACAAACAGCTCACCAATCAGTTTGTCGATGCCATTACCACGAATGAAACACTCTTCTTTCGCGACAACTACTTGTTCGAGGCGTTTCGGCATAAAGCCTTGCCCGAACTGATCGATGCTCGCGAGAAGACCGCGTTTCCCACACGTGTTCGTATTTGGTCGGCCGCATGTAGTACCGGGCAGGAACCGTACAGCTTGGCGATGACCATTTCCGAGCTGATCCCCGATGTGCATAAGTGGGACATCCAGATCACGGCCACCGATATTTCGGACGCCGCGATCGCCAAGGCGAGTCGTGGTGTGTATGCGAAGCACGAGATCGAACGAGGCGTCTCAACCGAACGACTCCGTCGCTTCTTCTACCCGGAAGGAGATGGGTGGAAAATCAACGACGAAATTCGCTCGATGGTTTCGTTTGCGAAGATGAACCTGCTGCAGCCGTTTGGCCATGTGGGACGGTTCGATATGGTGTTTTGCCGGAACGTCGCAATCTATTTCACGCGCGAAGTACGCCAAGATTTGTTCCGCCGAATCGCTCAGACGCTGGCTCCTGATGGGTACCTCTTTGTAGGTGCTCAGGAGTTCCTGGCCGATGTCGGCCCGAATTTCACGCCGCATCAGCACTGTCGCGGGACGTTCTATCGACCCAACCTGACAGCGCCGGTTCCGCATGCGTTGGTCCGTTAA
- the xerC gene encoding tyrosine recombinase XerC: MIDRATSASTQGLRTVIDSYLRYLQVERNASDLTIKSYGEDLDALAGYLEESFALEPSPDEITTLDLRGYVSAVTEAGYSGSTVARRLASMRSFFKFAQRQQLVDKNPAKPLRNPRKSQKLPHFLTTDEIGRLLNAPPRSTSAGIRDRAMLETTYSAGLRVSELVGINENDLDLHDGLVRVRGKGRKERLAPLGSFALDALCQWLDVRLLSAKSEKLADRPVFLNKFGNRITTRSVGRMLEKYLKESGLDLRTSPHTLRHSFATHLLDAGADIRSVQELLGHKSLVTTQIYTHLSTASLRGIYEKAHPRAKG; encoded by the coding sequence GTGATAGATCGAGCTACCAGTGCATCTACCCAAGGGCTGCGGACTGTCATTGATAGCTACCTTCGCTATCTTCAGGTCGAACGTAATGCGTCCGACCTGACCATCAAAAGTTACGGCGAAGACCTCGACGCCTTGGCAGGCTACCTGGAAGAAAGCTTTGCCCTGGAACCTTCGCCTGACGAGATCACCACACTCGATCTCCGTGGTTACGTCTCGGCCGTTACCGAGGCAGGTTATTCGGGTAGTACCGTCGCGCGGCGATTAGCGTCGATGCGAAGCTTCTTCAAGTTCGCTCAGCGCCAGCAACTGGTCGACAAGAATCCGGCGAAGCCCCTTCGCAATCCGCGAAAGAGTCAGAAGCTACCGCACTTTCTAACGACCGACGAAATAGGCCGTCTGCTCAATGCCCCGCCACGTTCGACTTCGGCGGGCATCCGCGATCGAGCGATGCTCGAAACAACCTACAGCGCCGGCCTTCGTGTTAGCGAACTGGTCGGCATCAACGAGAACGATTTAGATCTGCACGATGGCTTGGTCCGCGTTCGTGGTAAGGGTCGTAAGGAACGCCTGGCCCCGCTTGGCTCGTTTGCCCTCGATGCTCTTTGCCAGTGGCTGGACGTGCGACTGCTGAGCGCCAAAAGCGAGAAATTGGCCGATCGCCCTGTGTTTCTCAATAAATTCGGCAACCGCATCACCACGCGCAGCGTTGGACGGATGCTGGAGAAATACCTAAAAGAGAGCGGCCTCGACCTGCGTACCAGTCCGCACACTTTGCGGCACAGCTTTGCCACCCACTTGCTGGACGCCGGAGCCGATATTCGGAGCGTGCAGGAACTTCTGGGACACAAGAGCTTAGTCACCACCCAGATCTACACGCACTTGAGCACGGCCTCGCTCCGCGGAATCTATGAAAAAGCTCACCCGCGGGCGAAAGGTTAG
- a CDS encoding potassium/proton antiporter, translated as MFWIDDAMLVAGVLLLLGVVTSKISARYGIPMLVLFLGLGMLAGSEGIGGIEFDDPIQAHAVGSLALAIILFHGGLGTTYASIASAWKPSLVLATVGVLITSILTGLAASWILQTTLLNGLLLGSIVGSTDAAAVFSVLRTGGFALPPKLASTLEIESGSNDPMAIFMTIGCIELLLPDPATPGHLLLMFVKQMAFGILFGVVSGYIAVWMTNRIRLDTAGLYPLLATGFCLITFGMTAYFDGSGFLAVYILGIVLGNNRVVFQNGTLLFHDALAWLAQIMMFIVLGLFCFPMKLLTFTVPSLGIAFVLILIARPIAVFVSMLPFRFRWQEMSLASWGGLKGAVPITLATFPLVYGLSGAEEIFNVVFFVVVLSALVQGWSLPWVARKLGLNLPMPPNPPLQLEINSLQHVDGEIVDYTITDNSPAVGKMVRDLGLPEGATIALIARQEEFIPPQGKTILLSGDHVVVVIKGGAGEPVNRVFMPEAVAET; from the coding sequence ATGTTCTGGATTGACGACGCGATGCTGGTCGCTGGCGTCCTACTTTTATTGGGCGTAGTCACCAGTAAGATCTCGGCTCGGTATGGAATCCCGATGCTGGTTCTCTTTTTGGGACTTGGGATGCTGGCGGGGTCCGAGGGAATCGGCGGTATTGAATTCGACGATCCTATCCAGGCCCACGCGGTGGGTTCCTTGGCGCTGGCGATCATCCTTTTCCATGGCGGATTGGGGACGACCTATGCTTCGATCGCCTCGGCCTGGAAGCCTTCGCTGGTGCTGGCAACGGTCGGCGTCCTAATCACGTCGATACTTACCGGTCTGGCTGCCAGTTGGATCTTACAAACCACGCTGCTCAACGGTTTACTTCTAGGAAGTATTGTCGGATCGACCGATGCGGCGGCCGTTTTCTCGGTCTTACGCACAGGCGGATTTGCTTTGCCCCCCAAGCTGGCATCGACGCTAGAGATCGAAAGTGGTTCGAATGATCCGATGGCCATCTTTATGACGATCGGCTGCATTGAACTTCTGTTGCCGGATCCTGCGACGCCGGGGCATTTGTTGCTGATGTTTGTGAAGCAGATGGCATTCGGGATCCTCTTTGGTGTGGTCTCAGGGTACATCGCCGTGTGGATGACCAATCGAATTCGGCTCGATACGGCAGGGCTGTACCCTCTGCTGGCAACCGGTTTTTGCCTAATCACGTTCGGGATGACCGCGTACTTTGATGGAAGCGGATTCCTGGCGGTGTACATCCTGGGAATAGTCCTGGGTAACAATCGTGTCGTATTCCAGAACGGTACGCTCTTGTTTCATGATGCCTTAGCCTGGCTGGCCCAAATCATGATGTTTATCGTGCTGGGGCTGTTCTGTTTTCCGATGAAGTTATTGACGTTTACCGTACCATCGCTGGGAATCGCGTTTGTCTTGATTCTGATTGCTCGCCCCATCGCGGTGTTTGTATCGATGCTTCCGTTCCGCTTCCGCTGGCAGGAAATGTCGCTGGCAAGCTGGGGCGGGCTGAAAGGGGCCGTGCCGATTACGTTGGCAACGTTCCCGTTGGTGTACGGCTTAAGCGGGGCGGAAGAGATCTTCAACGTCGTGTTCTTCGTTGTAGTGCTTTCAGCCCTGGTGCAAGGTTGGTCGCTACCATGGGTCGCCCGGAAGTTAGGTTTGAATCTACCGATGCCACCTAACCCACCGCTGCAGCTAGAGATCAATTCGCTACAGCATGTCGACGGCGAAATCGTCGACTATACGATTACCGACAATTCGCCCGCGGTCGGTAAGATGGTACGTGATCTGGGACTACCAGAAGGAGCCACCATTGCCCTTATCGCACGCCAAGAGGAGTTCATCCCGCCGCAAGGAAAGACTATCCTACTTAGTGGCGATCACGTGGTGGTGGTGATCAAGGGCGGGGCAGGGGAGCCCGTCAATCGTGTCTTCATGCCGGAAGCCGTCGCCGAAACATAA
- a CDS encoding TfoX/Sxy family protein, with protein MTYNEVSSARVYRLLHRRKGFSGKQMFGGFGYLLNGNMCCGVWKDYLILRIGPDAYAEMLTKPHIKKFDITGKEMRGWVMVEPEGFVDDADLRRFVGQAVTFTKSLPTKVSTEAK; from the coding sequence ATGACCTACAACGAAGTCTCCTCAGCCAGGGTCTATCGCCTGCTGCATCGGCGAAAGGGATTCTCTGGCAAACAGATGTTTGGTGGATTCGGATATCTGCTTAACGGCAACATGTGTTGCGGCGTGTGGAAAGATTACTTGATCTTGCGAATTGGCCCCGACGCTTACGCCGAGATGCTTACCAAGCCACACATCAAAAAGTTCGATATCACTGGCAAAGAAATGCGTGGTTGGGTGATGGTCGAACCGGAAGGGTTCGTGGACGATGCCGATCTCCGCCGCTTCGTCGGCCAGGCCGTAACGTTCACCAAATCGCTACCCACCAAAGTCAGTACCGAGGCAAAATGA
- a CDS encoding DUF4261 domain-containing protein, giving the protein MAVSLSMIALNRGSRVTWKLLRDDLANHWPMLPTPEDVKKQENTLSFDMGSMSIAMGMMPGPIPGDNWATPERQTWIWPDAVEQLQSHRGHLIVTAIGEGSMVEQSKLLTMVTASLLRTVGKPAGVLWGENGLLNSPEMFCDLAEGMLPGEVPFPLWLSVFLGKNSDGTTVGFTQGMGAFDLMDFVTENATDSPDDLSERFYGLADYLVENGPVIEDGHTLGEDAGKRIQVRYCESPFGHERPVMRLDFAPEAGWSSYGSRWK; this is encoded by the coding sequence GTGGCAGTCTCCCTCTCGATGATCGCTTTGAACCGTGGCTCCCGCGTTACCTGGAAGCTGCTTCGAGACGATCTCGCTAACCACTGGCCGATGTTACCAACGCCAGAGGATGTCAAAAAACAGGAGAATACGCTTTCCTTTGATATGGGCTCGATGAGTATCGCCATGGGGATGATGCCTGGCCCAATCCCTGGAGACAACTGGGCTACGCCCGAACGCCAAACCTGGATTTGGCCTGACGCAGTGGAACAACTGCAATCGCATCGGGGACATTTGATCGTCACCGCGATTGGTGAAGGATCGATGGTCGAGCAATCAAAGCTACTGACCATGGTCACGGCCTCCCTACTGCGGACGGTCGGCAAACCGGCTGGCGTGCTCTGGGGAGAGAACGGTTTGTTGAACTCGCCCGAAATGTTTTGCGACCTGGCTGAAGGGATGCTTCCGGGGGAAGTCCCCTTCCCTCTTTGGCTTTCGGTGTTTCTTGGTAAGAACTCCGACGGTACAACGGTTGGCTTTACCCAAGGGATGGGGGCGTTCGATCTGATGGACTTCGTTACCGAGAACGCAACCGATTCGCCCGATGACTTGTCGGAACGCTTTTACGGTCTGGCTGACTACCTGGTCGAAAATGGCCCGGTGATTGAAGACGGCCACACCCTCGGCGAAGATGCTGGTAAGCGAATTCAGGTTCGCTATTGCGAGTCTCCGTTTGGGCACGAACGACCAGTAATGCGACTCGACTTCGCGCCGGAAGCAGGTTGGTCGTCATACGGATCGCGTTGGAAGTGA
- a CDS encoding chemotaxis response regulator protein-glutamate methylesterase, with product MRVLIVDDSTLFRKVVRDALATCQGVEVVAVASDGKSALEKIEHYRPDLVTLDVEMPVLNGIEVLRELHARPHRPEVIMLSGLTDHGALNTTQALRLGAFDFVLKPHGQANMEESAQQLRADLVPKVRALQDRLAAANQQKSEKPNEVDVPFTPPVGSKPFDISQVTVVGIGVSTGGPAALSTMLPKLPASLSVPLLIVQHMPPMFTKSLANDLNRACKISVCEAQDGQPVTSGTAYIAPGGKQMKVATENGAKVIRITDDPPERSCRPSVDYMFRSIAHEYGRQAMAVVMTGMGDDGTLGCRLLKRHGCMVVAQDEKSCVVFGMPRQVISAGLADKVVPLEQLHEVVQCAGSKGAATCR from the coding sequence ATGCGTGTATTAATAGTCGATGATTCGACGTTGTTCCGCAAAGTCGTCCGCGACGCTCTGGCCACGTGTCAGGGTGTCGAGGTCGTCGCAGTAGCGTCGGATGGAAAATCCGCGCTCGAGAAGATCGAGCATTACCGGCCAGACCTGGTAACGCTCGACGTGGAAATGCCTGTTCTGAACGGAATTGAGGTGCTTCGAGAATTACATGCTCGTCCGCACCGCCCTGAGGTGATCATGCTCAGCGGTTTGACCGATCATGGAGCTTTGAATACCACACAAGCCTTACGTCTGGGGGCGTTCGATTTTGTTCTGAAGCCGCACGGTCAAGCCAACATGGAGGAGAGTGCTCAGCAGTTGCGGGCCGATCTCGTGCCGAAAGTACGTGCTCTTCAAGATCGCTTGGCTGCAGCAAATCAGCAGAAGAGCGAGAAACCAAACGAAGTCGATGTTCCATTTACTCCTCCTGTCGGCTCAAAGCCGTTCGATATTTCACAAGTTACCGTTGTTGGAATCGGTGTTTCGACCGGAGGACCGGCGGCATTATCAACGATGTTGCCCAAGCTTCCAGCGAGTCTGTCCGTGCCACTGTTGATTGTGCAGCACATGCCTCCGATGTTTACCAAGTCGCTGGCAAACGACCTGAATCGGGCTTGCAAAATATCGGTTTGTGAGGCCCAGGATGGCCAACCTGTGACGTCTGGTACGGCGTACATCGCACCTGGTGGGAAACAGATGAAGGTCGCAACAGAGAACGGAGCGAAGGTCATACGTATCACGGATGATCCGCCTGAACGAAGTTGCCGTCCTTCTGTCGATTACATGTTCCGTTCGATCGCCCATGAATATGGACGCCAGGCGATGGCTGTGGTCATGACCGGCATGGGAGACGATGGAACCCTCGGTTGCCGCTTGCTGAAGCGTCACGGCTGCATGGTGGTGGCTCAGGATGAAAAGAGTTGTGTTGTGTTTGGGATGCCCAGGCAAGTGATCTCAGCTGGCCTGGCGGATAAAGTCGTCCCGCTCGAGCAACTGCACGAAGTGGTGCAGTGTGCCGGATCGAAAGGAGCAGCAACATGCCGCTAA
- a CDS encoding NAD(P)/FAD-dependent oxidoreductase, with protein sequence MKRVAIIGAGISGLICARSLAGKLDVRLFDKSRGVSGRMATRRVPETGATFDHGAQYFTVRSPQVQPLLDEWVDDHIVAPWRGTVVVLRPGIKTERDPTPRFVAMPGMKSLGKHLAKSLTVRTKMLVTQAEHSDDGWLVSTDNGQSFGPYDWVVCTAPPGQANNILGSANPFHATLAEQKFDPCWATMIHFAEPLPVPYDAAFVHENPIHWICRNNSKPGRPLDEECWVLHADPTWSTENLERTSEEITNELLDAFAQAIGQPLGEIRYVTSHRWRYSAPTSPLEETCLVDEASQLAICGDWCSGARVEGAILSGLGTAEKILATI encoded by the coding sequence ATGAAACGCGTAGCCATCATCGGTGCGGGAATCTCCGGCTTGATATGCGCTCGCAGTCTCGCTGGTAAGCTCGACGTCCGTTTATTCGATAAGTCACGCGGCGTTTCAGGCCGCATGGCCACGCGTCGAGTCCCCGAAACGGGGGCTACTTTCGACCACGGTGCGCAGTACTTCACCGTCCGTAGTCCGCAAGTTCAACCACTATTGGACGAATGGGTCGACGACCACATCGTCGCGCCGTGGCGAGGAACCGTCGTCGTGCTGCGACCTGGCATCAAGACCGAACGTGATCCAACACCACGATTTGTCGCGATGCCTGGGATGAAGTCCTTGGGTAAGCACCTGGCGAAATCGCTGACCGTACGAACCAAGATGCTTGTTACCCAGGCCGAACATTCCGACGACGGTTGGCTTGTCAGCACGGACAACGGCCAGTCGTTCGGCCCCTACGATTGGGTCGTCTGCACGGCGCCTCCTGGGCAGGCCAACAACATCCTCGGTTCAGCGAACCCGTTTCATGCCACGCTTGCCGAGCAAAAATTTGATCCTTGCTGGGCAACGATGATTCACTTCGCCGAGCCCTTGCCGGTCCCCTACGATGCCGCGTTCGTCCACGAAAATCCGATTCATTGGATTTGCCGTAATAACAGCAAGCCAGGTCGCCCGTTGGACGAAGAATGCTGGGTTCTGCATGCGGATCCCACCTGGTCGACCGAAAACCTTGAACGCACTTCGGAGGAAATTACCAACGAACTGCTCGATGCGTTCGCTCAGGCCATCGGACAACCACTCGGCGAAATCCGTTACGTGACCAGTCATCGTTGGCGTTACAGCGCCCCGACTTCACCTCTGGAAGAGACTTGTCTGGTGGACGAAGCCTCGCAACTAGCCATCTGCGGCGATTGGTGCTCAGGCGCTCGCGTTGAAGGGGCGATCCTCAGCGGTTTGGGAACTGCTGAAAAGATCTTGGCAACAATCTGA
- the bshB1 gene encoding bacillithiol biosynthesis deacetylase BshB1, with product MKTPTPLDVLVIAPHPDDAELGMGGAILKLKAEGKKVGILDLTSGEPTPFGSLEKRAAETAAATEILGVDWRDNLGLPNRSLEPTLAARENLASAIRLLRPKWLFAPYWEDAHPDHLAATQLVDAARFWAKLSKTDMPGEPFHPQRIYNYYCVHLKMTPQPAFVLDISEYWEQKFESIRCYYSQFIEGRPQEYPTFLDKLHDEASYWGKTIGTRYGEPFTSREPIGLASMGSLV from the coding sequence ATGAAAACACCGACCCCGCTCGACGTTTTAGTTATTGCTCCCCATCCCGACGACGCCGAACTGGGCATGGGGGGGGCGATCCTTAAATTGAAGGCCGAGGGGAAAAAGGTCGGCATCTTGGATCTCACCTCCGGCGAACCAACACCGTTCGGCTCTCTGGAAAAACGCGCCGCGGAAACCGCCGCCGCGACCGAGATTCTCGGAGTCGACTGGCGAGATAACCTTGGGCTCCCCAATCGCAGCCTCGAGCCCACGCTAGCAGCCCGCGAGAATCTGGCGTCGGCGATTCGACTGCTGCGTCCTAAATGGCTATTTGCTCCCTACTGGGAAGATGCTCATCCCGATCACCTGGCCGCAACGCAACTCGTCGATGCCGCACGGTTCTGGGCAAAGCTCAGCAAGACCGACATGCCAGGCGAGCCGTTCCATCCGCAGCGGATCTACAACTACTACTGTGTTCATTTGAAGATGACTCCGCAGCCAGCGTTTGTGCTCGACATCAGCGAATACTGGGAACAGAAGTTCGAGTCGATTCGCTGCTATTACAGCCAGTTCATCGAAGGACGTCCGCAAGAGTATCCCACCTTCCTCGATAAGCTACATGACGAAGCCTCGTACTGGGGGAAGACAATCGGAACGCGCTACGGCGAGCCGTTTACCTCGCGGGAACCCATTGGCCTGGCCAGCATGGGTTCGCTGGTCTGA
- a CDS encoding aldo/keto reductase, which translates to MIKRRLGNTTLEVTQLGYGTMGLRGPRTWGVRVVEDDAADRFLNLVLDQGINFLDTAPDYGAAEKRIGRALAHRRSEFYLATKCGCVPVQHADHLEIAHEWNLDVIRRNLETSLQRMQTDHLDLLQFHGGDAETLQQAGLIDALVKFRSEGLIRHLGISSKLPDLPGLIELGVFETFQIPYSCLAPEHHDLITQAAETGAGIIIRGGIAQGGPDAEIQRPNLNDVWNRAKLDELLTDDLSRAELILRYTLTHPHCDTTIVGTCNEAHLRENIASANKGPLPESLYEEITQRVAGL; encoded by the coding sequence ATGATCAAACGACGACTGGGCAACACCACGCTGGAAGTTACCCAACTAGGTTACGGCACAATGGGATTACGCGGACCTCGCACTTGGGGTGTCCGCGTCGTGGAAGACGACGCGGCCGACCGATTTCTCAATCTGGTGCTCGATCAGGGGATCAACTTTCTCGACACGGCCCCTGACTACGGTGCCGCGGAAAAACGAATCGGCCGCGCCCTAGCGCACCGACGTAGTGAGTTTTACCTGGCCACCAAGTGCGGCTGCGTGCCGGTTCAGCATGCCGATCACCTGGAAATCGCCCACGAGTGGAACCTCGATGTCATTCGTCGCAACCTGGAAACCAGTTTGCAGCGGATGCAGACCGACCACCTCGACCTGCTCCAGTTTCATGGCGGAGATGCCGAAACGTTGCAACAAGCTGGCCTGATCGATGCGTTGGTCAAGTTTCGTAGCGAAGGATTGATCAGGCATCTCGGCATTTCGAGCAAACTGCCTGACCTACCTGGTTTGATTGAACTGGGGGTCTTCGAGACGTTTCAAATTCCTTACTCGTGCCTCGCTCCGGAGCATCACGACCTGATCACCCAAGCTGCGGAAACGGGTGCAGGAATTATCATTCGTGGTGGAATTGCCCAAGGTGGTCCCGACGCGGAGATTCAGCGTCCGAATTTGAATGATGTATGGAACCGGGCGAAGCTCGACGAGCTGCTTACGGACGATCTCTCTCGGGCCGAGTTGATCCTGCGCTATACGCTGACCCATCCGCACTGCGATACGACGATTGTCGGAACTTGTAACGAGGCCCATTTGCGGGAAAACATCGCCTCGGCCAACAAAGGACCACTGCCGGAATCCCTGTACGAGGAGATCACCCAGCGGGTGGCAGGGTTATGA